Proteins co-encoded in one Capnocytophaga ochracea DSM 7271 genomic window:
- a CDS encoding DUF5682 family protein, which yields MNNIHFFGVRHLSPSAAYHLIAFLEENNPKCILIEGPADATPLISQIAQKGVKPPIAMLGYTTELPIETVLYPLASYSPEYQAICWGVKKKVTLRFIDLPSENMLKLKQEQRTEEEAEKAKEFYLYHNTLYKQIAEEGGETDYEDYWERHFEHNLNPDAFAPTLALQSGEMRQMVIDKEYENAPFDFSYNLIREAYMKREIAKACTEFKPEEIVVIVGAYHLSGIQNSLPAITDDELKKLPKATSQLTLMPYSYLRLSSRTGYGAGNTAPYYFELMWQAMHENTLNQLSAVYLTKVAKILRNQGQNASSASVIEAVRLANVLSAMKGGSYPVLQDLHDAVVTCFGGGDLAVVAEAINKVDIGTAIGALPEGVSQTPVQEDMNQELKRLKLTNYKSAVAQDLTLDLRENLKVKTKEAAFIDLNRSTFLHRLEVLGIHFATQQHVQQDKASWAEKWVLQWSPEVEIEIVEANLKGETLEIATAFVLKEQLNESTDLSVVAKIIRQACECQLTHIFSNALSTLQRLLVDSNSFAETAFAAHELSVLIQYGDLRQFNLEPLKPILQQLFLRASLLLIDASSCDDKASKQIVEAINTMEFIAEQQYELVDTETWQKELTHLAWRDDVNTKLSGVAFAILLEHNLATEEQCGKEVSRRLSAGVPADLGASWFEGFSGRNRYALLSRTIIWQELDNYVRQLDEEQFMRSVVFLRRAFSDFEPNQKNSIAELLGDLWGTGKEATAELLQEVLTEEESTKLDELNDFDFDF from the coding sequence ATGAATAACATTCACTTTTTCGGTGTAAGGCATCTGTCGCCTTCGGCAGCCTATCATTTAATTGCCTTCTTAGAGGAAAACAACCCCAAGTGTATTCTCATCGAAGGTCCTGCCGATGCTACCCCTCTGATATCTCAAATAGCGCAAAAAGGGGTAAAACCTCCTATCGCTATGCTGGGCTATACTACCGAATTGCCTATCGAAACAGTGCTTTATCCATTGGCATCTTATTCTCCCGAATATCAAGCAATATGTTGGGGAGTAAAGAAGAAGGTAACACTTCGTTTCATCGATTTGCCTTCGGAGAATATGCTGAAATTGAAGCAGGAGCAACGCACGGAGGAAGAAGCCGAAAAAGCCAAAGAATTTTATCTCTACCATAATACCCTCTACAAGCAAATAGCCGAGGAGGGGGGCGAAACCGACTATGAAGATTATTGGGAACGCCATTTTGAACACAATCTCAATCCTGATGCTTTTGCACCCACACTTGCCTTACAATCGGGTGAAATGCGCCAAATGGTCATAGATAAAGAATATGAAAACGCGCCTTTCGATTTCTCGTATAATCTCATTCGTGAGGCATATATGAAACGTGAGATTGCTAAGGCTTGCACCGAGTTCAAACCCGAAGAAATAGTAGTAATCGTAGGGGCTTACCACTTATCAGGTATCCAAAACAGCCTACCTGCTATAACTGATGACGAGCTCAAAAAGCTCCCCAAAGCTACCTCTCAACTCACCCTGATGCCTTATTCCTATTTGCGTCTCAGCAGTCGTACGGGTTATGGAGCGGGCAATACGGCTCCTTATTACTTTGAGCTGATGTGGCAAGCGATGCACGAAAACACCCTCAATCAGCTCTCAGCTGTCTATCTTACTAAAGTAGCCAAAATCTTGCGTAATCAAGGGCAAAATGCCTCTTCTGCTAGCGTAATTGAAGCGGTGCGTCTTGCTAATGTGCTTTCGGCTATGAAAGGTGGTTCTTACCCTGTGTTGCAAGACCTCCACGATGCAGTAGTTACTTGTTTTGGTGGGGGAGACCTTGCTGTGGTAGCCGAAGCTATCAATAAGGTAGATATCGGTACGGCTATTGGGGCATTACCCGAAGGGGTGAGCCAGACGCCCGTACAAGAGGATATGAACCAAGAGCTGAAACGCTTAAAGCTTACCAACTACAAATCGGCGGTAGCGCAAGACCTCACCCTCGACCTGCGTGAGAACTTAAAAGTAAAAACCAAAGAAGCTGCTTTTATAGACCTAAATCGCTCTACATTCCTCCATCGCTTGGAAGTGTTGGGCATTCACTTTGCCACTCAGCAGCACGTACAGCAGGATAAAGCCTCGTGGGCAGAGAAATGGGTGTTACAGTGGAGTCCTGAGGTCGAAATAGAAATTGTAGAAGCTAACCTTAAAGGTGAAACGCTTGAAATAGCCACAGCTTTTGTACTCAAAGAACAGCTCAACGAAAGCACCGACCTTTCAGTAGTAGCTAAAATCATTAGGCAGGCTTGCGAATGTCAGCTTACGCATATTTTTAGCAATGCGCTCAGCACCTTGCAACGCCTTTTGGTAGATAGTAATAGTTTTGCCGAAACTGCTTTTGCTGCACACGAGCTCTCGGTACTTATACAGTACGGTGATTTGCGTCAGTTCAATCTCGAACCGCTGAAACCTATCTTGCAACAGCTTTTCCTCCGTGCTTCGTTATTACTGATAGATGCTTCATCTTGTGATGACAAAGCCTCTAAACAAATTGTAGAAGCTATCAATACTATGGAGTTCATAGCCGAACAGCAATACGAATTGGTAGATACCGAAACGTGGCAAAAAGAACTTACCCACCTTGCGTGGCGTGACGATGTGAACACCAAACTTTCGGGGGTAGCCTTTGCTATATTGTTAGAGCACAATTTAGCTACTGAAGAACAATGTGGAAAAGAAGTGTCACGCCGTCTTTCAGCAGGTGTCCCCGCCGATTTAGGAGCTTCGTGGTTTGAAGGCTTTTCAGGAAGAAATAGATACGCATTGTTATCGCGTACGATTATATGGCAAGAGTTAGACAACTATGTACGCCAATTAGATGAAGAACAATTTATGCGCTCGGTAGTGTTCTTGCGCCGTGCTTTTTCTGATTTTGAGCCTAACCAAAAGAACAGTATCGCCGAACTTTTAGGAGACCTTTGGGGTACTGGTAAAGAAGCTACTGCCGAACTCTTGCAAGAAGTGCTTACGGAAGAAGAGAGTACTAAATTAGACGAACTCAACGACTTTGATTTTGATTTTTAA
- a CDS encoding DinB family protein, with protein MKEVFTLYRKLRERQLKLLNSFTPEELAIIPAGFKNNILWNLAHCVVTQQNYCYTNSDLPTYLTPEFVERYRKGTIPDGHIPTSAEIEELKELLISTVNWLETDYQKGIFKHYNHYVTGIEYELNTIEEAIYFNISHEGVHLGSVLALKCAITGSKK; from the coding sequence ATGAAAGAAGTATTTACCTTATACCGAAAATTGCGTGAGCGACAACTCAAATTGCTCAATAGCTTTACCCCCGAAGAATTAGCAATCATTCCTGCGGGCTTTAAAAACAATATCTTGTGGAATCTCGCTCACTGCGTAGTTACCCAGCAAAATTATTGCTATACCAATAGCGACCTACCTACTTATCTCACCCCTGAGTTTGTAGAGCGTTATCGCAAAGGTACAATTCCCGATGGACATATCCCTACTTCTGCCGAGATAGAGGAACTAAAAGAGCTTCTCATCAGCACTGTAAATTGGCTCGAAACTGATTATCAAAAAGGAATTTTTAAGCACTATAATCATTATGTAACGGGCATAGAGTACGAACTCAATACTATTGAAGAAGCTATTTACTTCAATATTTCACACGAGGGAGTACATTTGGGAAGTGTATTAGCTTTAAAATGTGCAATTACAGGAAGCAAAAAGTAA
- a CDS encoding TlpA family protein disulfide reductase, with protein MKKRTILNLLLILFVLSFFVTPLGYESKILLQRIFAGSVDIIPADKARKIDFDWQLKDRNNVQFNYSQTEGKKPSFVYFFSSWREISVADLYAVEKLYDAYKDKVDFYIITNELPEPVDEMMQKRNFHFKVTYLIIEAPKKPFDPDKIPAGYIVDKNGYVRAQKDGIARWNSDAVHQLLDSLTQ; from the coding sequence ATGAAAAAACGTACCATACTCAACCTACTACTTATTCTTTTTGTGCTCTCTTTCTTTGTAACTCCTTTGGGGTACGAAAGTAAGATATTACTACAGCGTATTTTCGCCGGTTCGGTAGATATTATTCCCGCTGATAAAGCTCGTAAAATAGACTTCGATTGGCAACTGAAAGACCGCAATAATGTGCAGTTTAACTATTCCCAAACCGAAGGTAAGAAACCATCATTTGTATACTTCTTCTCTTCTTGGCGTGAAATCAGCGTAGCCGACCTTTATGCAGTCGAAAAACTCTATGATGCTTATAAGGATAAAGTAGATTTTTACATCATCACCAATGAGCTTCCCGAGCCAGTAGATGAAATGATGCAAAAGCGCAATTTTCATTTCAAAGTTACCTACCTCATTATCGAAGCTCCTAAAAAACCTTTTGACCCCGATAAGATTCCTGCAGGTTACATAGTAGATAAAAACGGTTATGTACGCGCTCAGAAAGACGGTATTGCACGCTGGAATAGCGATGCAGTACATCAGTTGTTAGACAGTCTTACCCAATAG
- the sufB gene encoding Fe-S cluster assembly protein SufB gives MTKYTEEELKEELENSEYKYGFYTDIESETFPKGLNEEVVIALSKKKNEPQWMTDWRLEAFRAWQAMEEPPHWANLKFETPDFQDIAYYSAPKQKPKLNSLDEVDPQLLETFQKLGISLEEQKRLAGVEDEKPAVAMDVVMDSVSVATTFQKTLAERGIIFCSISEAIQKHPDLVRKYLGIVVPKTDNFYAALNSAVFSDGSFCYVPKGVRCPMELSTYFRINQAGTGQFERTLLIVDEGAYVSYLEGCTAPKRDENQLHATVVELIAMEGGEIKYSTVQNWFPGDKDGKGGVYNFVTKRALAEKNAKISWTQVETGSAITWKYPSVVLKGDNSIGEFYSIAVTNHFQQADTGTKMIHLGNNTKSTIISKGISAGKSQNSYRGLVKVVPNAKNARNFSQCDSLLMGNLCGAHTFPYIEAKNPTAQIEHEATTSKIGEDQIFYCNQRGIDTEKAISLIVNGFGKEVLNKLPMEFAVEAQKLLEISLEGSVG, from the coding sequence ATGACTAAATATACAGAAGAAGAACTTAAAGAAGAATTAGAAAACAGCGAATACAAATACGGCTTTTATACAGATATCGAATCAGAAACTTTTCCTAAAGGGCTCAACGAGGAAGTGGTAATAGCCCTTTCTAAAAAGAAAAACGAACCCCAGTGGATGACCGATTGGCGTTTAGAAGCCTTCCGTGCGTGGCAAGCGATGGAAGAGCCTCCTCATTGGGCGAACCTCAAGTTTGAAACTCCCGACTTTCAAGATATTGCTTATTATTCTGCTCCTAAACAGAAACCTAAACTTAACAGCCTTGATGAGGTAGACCCTCAGCTATTGGAAACTTTCCAGAAACTCGGTATCTCTCTTGAAGAACAAAAACGCCTTGCGGGAGTAGAAGATGAAAAACCTGCCGTAGCAATGGACGTAGTAATGGACTCCGTTTCAGTAGCAACTACTTTTCAAAAAACATTGGCAGAACGAGGCATTATCTTCTGTTCTATCTCCGAAGCGATACAAAAACACCCTGATTTAGTGCGTAAGTACCTTGGTATTGTGGTACCTAAAACCGATAATTTCTACGCAGCTCTTAACTCAGCGGTCTTTTCTGATGGGTCTTTTTGTTATGTACCCAAAGGGGTGCGTTGCCCTATGGAGCTTTCTACTTATTTCCGTATCAATCAAGCAGGAACAGGACAGTTTGAGCGAACCCTCCTCATTGTTGATGAAGGCGCTTACGTCTCTTACCTCGAAGGTTGTACGGCGCCCAAACGCGACGAAAACCAATTGCACGCCACAGTGGTAGAACTCATCGCAATGGAGGGAGGCGAAATTAAATACTCTACCGTTCAAAACTGGTTTCCTGGTGATAAAGACGGTAAGGGCGGTGTATATAACTTCGTAACCAAGCGCGCTTTGGCTGAGAAAAATGCCAAAATATCGTGGACACAAGTAGAAACAGGCTCTGCTATTACTTGGAAATACCCTTCAGTAGTGCTCAAAGGGGATAATTCTATAGGCGAATTTTACTCAATTGCGGTTACTAACCACTTTCAGCAAGCTGATACAGGTACTAAGATGATACACTTAGGCAATAACACCAAATCTACGATTATCTCTAAGGGTATTTCGGCGGGAAAATCACAAAACAGCTACCGCGGATTGGTGAAAGTAGTGCCTAATGCTAAAAATGCACGCAATTTCTCTCAATGCGACTCCCTATTGATGGGTAACCTCTGTGGAGCGCATACATTTCCTTATATAGAAGCCAAAAATCCTACTGCTCAAATAGAACACGAAGCTACTACCTCTAAGATTGGTGAAGACCAGATTTTCTATTGCAATCAGCGGGGTATTGATACCGAGAAAGCGATTTCACTCATCGTAAATGGTTTTGGCAAGGAAGTGCTTAACAAGCTCCCTATGGAGTTCGCTGTTGAAGCTCAAAAACTCTTAGAGATTTCGCTAGAAGGAAGTGTAGGCTAA
- the rpe gene encoding ribulose-phosphate 3-epimerase, producing the protein MILAPSLLAADFGNLQQAVEMVNASEADWFHIDIMDGVFVPNISYGMPILSVIHKHATKPLDVHLMIIDPDRYISTFAKLGSDILTVHYEACTHLHRTIQAIKAEGMKAGVALNPHTPVALLEDVIQDIDVLLLMSVNPGFGGQSFIENTYKKVRQAKALIEQVEAHALIEIDGGVSLKNAKALVEAGADALVAGSFIFNATNPTQTIAELKKTVL; encoded by the coding sequence ATGATTCTCGCTCCTTCATTATTAGCTGCCGATTTCGGCAACCTGCAACAAGCCGTGGAAATGGTAAACGCCAGCGAAGCTGATTGGTTTCATATCGATATTATGGACGGTGTTTTTGTGCCTAATATCTCTTATGGTATGCCCATACTCTCAGTGATTCACAAACACGCTACTAAGCCGTTAGATGTTCACTTGATGATTATTGACCCCGACCGCTATATTAGCACTTTTGCTAAGCTCGGTAGTGATATTCTTACTGTGCATTACGAGGCGTGTACGCACTTGCATCGCACTATACAAGCAATTAAAGCAGAGGGAATGAAAGCAGGGGTAGCCCTCAATCCGCATACGCCTGTCGCTTTGTTGGAAGATGTTATTCAAGATATAGATGTACTCTTGCTGATGAGTGTGAACCCTGGATTCGGAGGACAGTCATTTATTGAAAATACTTATAAGAAAGTGCGTCAAGCTAAAGCACTTATTGAACAAGTAGAGGCACACGCACTTATAGAAATAGATGGTGGAGTGAGTTTAAAGAATGCTAAAGCACTTGTAGAGGCAGGTGCTGATGCCTTAGTAGCAGGCAGTTTTATCTTCAATGCTACTAACCCTACCCAAACGATTGCGGAATTAAAAAAAACAGTATTATAA